Proteins co-encoded in one Dendropsophus ebraccatus isolate aDenEbr1 chromosome 9, aDenEbr1.pat, whole genome shotgun sequence genomic window:
- the LOC138801507 gene encoding uncharacterized protein isoform X2: MDAIMGIPFFLLLYHSASSLQLTGPSHHEARLGSDALVPCLVTVDNPPVDPEHITIVWFHQDKEILSYDKTVRTTSYRYSLSTEALQFGIAVLTISNIQIHDGGRYKCSVTYRSETKEKMVMLDVGAPPQVKIARKVVVMNKQSVLSCFISGFYPIDIDIRWFRDGERLEENVIVGDPWRNPNRTYNVISNVTITPTEEDRERIFSCTVQQHKSLKEPLWEDFRLVYEVPTEGTSAGIIAACSVLGLMLIILIIGVLWWKLNQRRKGPFLVRDIKGPPKLIDGEETTLYCTVDDYPKNLCVTWLIRRAGQEEEKIQTSQMRGHSEEEKESLLDTSYAIRSQPEGRQYSSSLSFIPHIQRHRDVTFICRGVSHPHKEEKTFHYETVYAKPHMLAPIEITMADSSRVQFSLTLQKFYPKDIRISWHLENLSGKYGLPAEETFTTQDDDPTYDVTSDLWITNISFKDPQIKIVVEWKHESMETSETRELSIRDLPWHPHIGSINVPNLEDGKEATLTCDISGYFPDLLSIIWLTKKDGDLTARPIGSSETDRTYKMSHKDKREDYNTYCCEALLTFTPIISSDQRTEIICRVDHPSLERPIERSSGPLYIGVKRQNSLSLWDEEMDGFELIECLEAEDIEGKPDP; encoded by the exons ATGGACGCCATTATGGGAATCCCCTTCTTCCTGCTCCTCTACCACTCAG CATCATCATTACAGCTGACTGGACCTTCTCACCATGAAGCCAGGCTGGGGTCTGACGCCCTGGTTCCTTGCCTGGTCACAGTGGACAATCCTCCTGTAGATCCGGAACATATAACAATAGTTTGGTTCCACCAAGATAAGGAAATCCTGAGCTATGATAAAACTGTGAGGACGACGTCTTATAGATATTCCCTGAGCACAGAAGCATTACAATTCGGGATTGCTGTTCTGACTATTtctaatatacagatacatgatgGTGGAAGATACAAGTGTTCAGTGACCTACAGATCCGAGACCAAGGAGAAGATGGTCATGTTGGACGTTGGAG CTCCTCCACAGGTGAAAATCGCACGGAAAGTGGTTGTAATGAATAAGCAGAGTGTTCTGAGCTGCTTCATCTCCGGATTCTACCCTATAGACATTGATATCAGATGGTTTAGGGATGGAGAAAGACTGGAGGAGAATGTTATTGTTGGTGATCCCTGGAGGAACCCAAACAGAACCTACAATGTGATCAGCAATGTGACCATAACACCCACCGAGGAGGACAGAGAGCGGATCTTCTCATGTACAGTCCAACAACATAAGTCTTTGAAGGAGCCTCTGTGGGAAGACTTCCGTCTGGTGTATGAAg TTCCCACAGAAGGAACCTCGGCCGGGATCATCGCTGCCTGTTCTGTCCTTGGACTTATGCTGATAATTCTCATCATTGGTGTTCTGTGGTGGAAACTAAACCAGAGAAGGAAAG gACCATTCTTAGTAAGAGACATTAAGGGTCCTCCTAAGCTGATAGATGGAGAGGAGACcaccctgtactgtactgtggaCGACTATCCCAAGAACCTGTGTGTGACCTGGCTGATAAGAAGAGccggacaggaggaggagaagatccagaCGTCTCAGATGAGAGGACATTcagaagaagagaaggagagTTTACTGGATACATCCTATGCGATCAGATCCCAACCGGAGGGGCGTCAGTACTCCTCATCACTGAGCTTcatcccccatatacagagaCATAGAGATGTCACCTTCATCTGTAGAGGCGTCTCCCATCCACATAAGGAGGAGAAGACATTTCACTATGAGACTGTATATG cTAAACCCCACATGTTGGCGCCCATAGAGATCACTATGGCAGATTCATCTCGTGTTCAGTTCTCTCTGACCCTACAGAAGTTTTACCCTAAAGATATAAGAATCTCCTGGCACTTGGAAAATTTGTCTGGTAAATATGGATTACCGGCTGAGGAAACATTcactacacaggacgatgatcccACATATGACGTCACCAGTGATCTCTGGATTACTAATATTTCATTCAAAGATCCACAGATTAAAATCGTTGTAGAGTGGAAACATGAGAGTATGGAGACGTCAGAGACACGAGAACTAAGTATCAGAG ATCTGCCCTGGCACCCACATATTGGATCTATCAATGTCCCCAACCTGGAAGATGGTAAAGAAGCCACCCTGACCTGTGATATATCCGGATATTTCCCTGATCTTCTATCTATAATCTGGCTCACAAAGAAGGACGGAGACCTGACTGCTCGGCCCATAGGATCATCAGAGACGGACAGAACCTACAAGATGTCCCATAAGGACAAGAGAGAGGATTATAACACTTACTGCTGTGAGGCTTTATTGACTTTTACTCCAATAATAAGTTCAGACCAAAGAACAGAAATCATCTGCAGAGTGGATCATCCAAGCCTGGAGCGTCCCATAGAGAGGAGCAGCGGACCCCTATACATAG GTGTAAAAAGACAAAACAGTCTCAGTCTATG GGACGAGGAGATGGATGGGTTTGAGCTGATTGAGTGTCTAGAAGCAGAAGATATAGAAGGAAAACCTGACCCCTAA
- the LOC138801507 gene encoding uncharacterized protein isoform X1: MLDYSYYTSQLLRTWLVHLKLSLHIGRSLCSHILMSGFKPSDWGSTETSSLQLTGPSHHEARLGSDALVPCLVTVDNPPVDPEHITIVWFHQDKEILSYDKTVRTTSYRYSLSTEALQFGIAVLTISNIQIHDGGRYKCSVTYRSETKEKMVMLDVGAPPQVKIARKVVVMNKQSVLSCFISGFYPIDIDIRWFRDGERLEENVIVGDPWRNPNRTYNVISNVTITPTEEDRERIFSCTVQQHKSLKEPLWEDFRLVYEVPTEGTSAGIIAACSVLGLMLIILIIGVLWWKLNQRRKGPFLVRDIKGPPKLIDGEETTLYCTVDDYPKNLCVTWLIRRAGQEEEKIQTSQMRGHSEEEKESLLDTSYAIRSQPEGRQYSSSLSFIPHIQRHRDVTFICRGVSHPHKEEKTFHYETVYAKPHMLAPIEITMADSSRVQFSLTLQKFYPKDIRISWHLENLSGKYGLPAEETFTTQDDDPTYDVTSDLWITNISFKDPQIKIVVEWKHESMETSETRELSIRDLPWHPHIGSINVPNLEDGKEATLTCDISGYFPDLLSIIWLTKKDGDLTARPIGSSETDRTYKMSHKDKREDYNTYCCEALLTFTPIISSDQRTEIICRVDHPSLERPIERSSGPLYIGVKRQNSLSLWDEEMDGFELIECLEAEDIEGKPDP, encoded by the exons ATGTTGGACTACTCTTATTACACTTCTCAATTGCTCAGAACTTGGCTTGTCCACTTGAAACTGTCTCTCCATATAGGAAGATCCCTGTGCTCTCATATTCTGATGTCCGGGTTTAAGCCCAGTGATTGGGGCAGCACTGAAA CATCATCATTACAGCTGACTGGACCTTCTCACCATGAAGCCAGGCTGGGGTCTGACGCCCTGGTTCCTTGCCTGGTCACAGTGGACAATCCTCCTGTAGATCCGGAACATATAACAATAGTTTGGTTCCACCAAGATAAGGAAATCCTGAGCTATGATAAAACTGTGAGGACGACGTCTTATAGATATTCCCTGAGCACAGAAGCATTACAATTCGGGATTGCTGTTCTGACTATTtctaatatacagatacatgatgGTGGAAGATACAAGTGTTCAGTGACCTACAGATCCGAGACCAAGGAGAAGATGGTCATGTTGGACGTTGGAG CTCCTCCACAGGTGAAAATCGCACGGAAAGTGGTTGTAATGAATAAGCAGAGTGTTCTGAGCTGCTTCATCTCCGGATTCTACCCTATAGACATTGATATCAGATGGTTTAGGGATGGAGAAAGACTGGAGGAGAATGTTATTGTTGGTGATCCCTGGAGGAACCCAAACAGAACCTACAATGTGATCAGCAATGTGACCATAACACCCACCGAGGAGGACAGAGAGCGGATCTTCTCATGTACAGTCCAACAACATAAGTCTTTGAAGGAGCCTCTGTGGGAAGACTTCCGTCTGGTGTATGAAg TTCCCACAGAAGGAACCTCGGCCGGGATCATCGCTGCCTGTTCTGTCCTTGGACTTATGCTGATAATTCTCATCATTGGTGTTCTGTGGTGGAAACTAAACCAGAGAAGGAAAG gACCATTCTTAGTAAGAGACATTAAGGGTCCTCCTAAGCTGATAGATGGAGAGGAGACcaccctgtactgtactgtggaCGACTATCCCAAGAACCTGTGTGTGACCTGGCTGATAAGAAGAGccggacaggaggaggagaagatccagaCGTCTCAGATGAGAGGACATTcagaagaagagaaggagagTTTACTGGATACATCCTATGCGATCAGATCCCAACCGGAGGGGCGTCAGTACTCCTCATCACTGAGCTTcatcccccatatacagagaCATAGAGATGTCACCTTCATCTGTAGAGGCGTCTCCCATCCACATAAGGAGGAGAAGACATTTCACTATGAGACTGTATATG cTAAACCCCACATGTTGGCGCCCATAGAGATCACTATGGCAGATTCATCTCGTGTTCAGTTCTCTCTGACCCTACAGAAGTTTTACCCTAAAGATATAAGAATCTCCTGGCACTTGGAAAATTTGTCTGGTAAATATGGATTACCGGCTGAGGAAACATTcactacacaggacgatgatcccACATATGACGTCACCAGTGATCTCTGGATTACTAATATTTCATTCAAAGATCCACAGATTAAAATCGTTGTAGAGTGGAAACATGAGAGTATGGAGACGTCAGAGACACGAGAACTAAGTATCAGAG ATCTGCCCTGGCACCCACATATTGGATCTATCAATGTCCCCAACCTGGAAGATGGTAAAGAAGCCACCCTGACCTGTGATATATCCGGATATTTCCCTGATCTTCTATCTATAATCTGGCTCACAAAGAAGGACGGAGACCTGACTGCTCGGCCCATAGGATCATCAGAGACGGACAGAACCTACAAGATGTCCCATAAGGACAAGAGAGAGGATTATAACACTTACTGCTGTGAGGCTTTATTGACTTTTACTCCAATAATAAGTTCAGACCAAAGAACAGAAATCATCTGCAGAGTGGATCATCCAAGCCTGGAGCGTCCCATAGAGAGGAGCAGCGGACCCCTATACATAG GTGTAAAAAGACAAAACAGTCTCAGTCTATG GGACGAGGAGATGGATGGGTTTGAGCTGATTGAGTGTCTAGAAGCAGAAGATATAGAAGGAAAACCTGACCCCTAA